A section of the Candidatus Binatia bacterium genome encodes:
- the hpnH gene encoding adenosyl-hopene transferase HpnH: MRFPLHITTDMVSWQLRNWWRGNQRYPYVLMLEPLHTCNLACLGCSPERYNGDLKDRLALKDCFQAVDEAGAPVVSICGGEPTIYPELAELVEGIIARQRHIYLCTNGLLLDRFYKKGRPHKRLSINVHIDGMRGTHDLVTDRAGVFDKAVEMIKEGKRLGYHLCTNTTVYRETDINEIEEMCAYLQSIGVDGMLISPGYHYEKISENHFLFKQEVYEKFKRVLELSKRYRLYSTPLFLQFAAGQREYPCTPWGNPTRTPRGWKGPCYLIEGGYYKSWQEFWSGVDWDYWETRTDPKCQNCLMHSGFEASVVRKLGESPRDLWTMAKWNFFS; the protein is encoded by the coding sequence GTGCGATTCCCGTTACACATCACCACCGATATGGTCAGCTGGCAGCTCCGCAACTGGTGGCGTGGCAACCAGCGTTACCCGTACGTGCTCATGCTCGAGCCGCTACACACGTGCAATCTCGCCTGCCTCGGCTGCTCGCCGGAGCGGTACAACGGTGACCTGAAGGATCGGCTGGCGCTGAAGGACTGCTTTCAGGCGGTGGACGAAGCCGGTGCGCCTGTGGTCTCGATCTGCGGCGGTGAGCCGACGATCTATCCCGAGCTGGCGGAGTTGGTCGAAGGCATCATCGCGCGCCAACGCCACATCTACCTGTGTACCAACGGCTTGCTGCTCGATCGCTTCTACAAGAAGGGCCGGCCGCACAAGCGCCTGTCGATCAATGTCCACATCGACGGCATGCGTGGCACACACGATCTGGTCACCGATCGGGCCGGCGTATTCGATAAAGCGGTGGAGATGATCAAGGAGGGCAAGCGGCTCGGTTACCACCTGTGCACCAACACCACCGTCTACCGTGAAACCGATATAAACGAGATCGAGGAGATGTGCGCCTACCTGCAGAGCATCGGCGTGGATGGCATGCTGATCTCGCCCGGATACCATTACGAAAAGATCAGCGAGAATCACTTCCTCTTCAAGCAAGAGGTGTACGAGAAGTTCAAGCGCGTGTTGGAGCTGTCGAAGAGGTACCGGCTGTATTCGACGCCACTCTTCCTGCAGTTCGCCGCCGGGCAGCGCGAGTATCCCTGCACCCCGTGGGGCAACCCGACTCGCACGCCCCGGGGCTGGAAAGGCCCGTGCTACTTGATCGAAGGCGGTTACTACAAAAGCTGGCAGGAGTTCTGGAGCGGGGTCGACTGGGATTACTGGGAGACGCGCACCGATCCGAAATGTCAGAATTGCCTGATGCACTCCGGCTTCGAGGCATCCGTGGTTCGCAAGCTCGGCGAGAGTCCGCGCGACCTGTGGACGATGGCGAAGTGGAACTTCTTCTCTTGA